In a single window of the Novosphingobium sp. IK01 genome:
- a CDS encoding sensor domain-containing diguanylate cyclase, with product MIGAALVGLAYFACAMLSVAYSRSNGGVAMVWGANAMLAARLHVLPVRKWHATLVAAGLASFLVTGCFGLGWAPAPALALVNLAESAVAALLVRHLTVQYWPSRMICWMLGYGLGIGLMVPLAGALIGAGVVAKLSGLAFGPNFGTWLVGHSLGMLVVLPPFAMLACKLRKEQPLLDEGRGLRAALLITAMVALSTAVFAQPARPLLLFPLLLVLFSATWANALVALALPMILATVGGFMTLHGYGPIALMTPVHGELGIVGGHMQFLQLYLAVVALSVLPLVAERERRQQRLHELARSEAHYRLLSDHASDVIMHLGCEGDVRYASPAIARLTGHAPGELAGTPLSRIVMPAYHEAVAGAWQAAIARPGHPVAVEYLGRCKSGDPHWLETHFRGIADEEGHVEGLVSVTRDIASRKRIEEDLAHAAMTDPLTGIPNRRAFFDMAGRLEAAENDGAPMTLALIDIDFFKQVNDRYGHGVGDEVLEVFGRTAQAVVRASDILARIGGEEFALLMPDTDIEGAQVVCRRLAVAVAGMGVETPQGIVRITVSMGLAAVAGCTDLALAAADTALYRAKSEGRARLRVAA from the coding sequence GTGATCGGAGCGGCCCTTGTCGGGCTGGCCTATTTTGCCTGTGCCATGCTCTCGGTGGCGTACAGCCGCTCCAACGGCGGTGTCGCGATGGTCTGGGGCGCCAATGCCATGCTGGCCGCGCGGCTTCATGTGCTGCCGGTGCGCAAATGGCATGCAACGCTCGTGGCCGCAGGGTTGGCGAGTTTTCTGGTGACCGGCTGCTTTGGTCTGGGATGGGCACCGGCGCCCGCGCTGGCCCTGGTCAATCTGGCTGAAAGCGCGGTTGCCGCGCTGCTGGTCCGCCATCTGACCGTGCAGTACTGGCCTTCGCGGATGATCTGCTGGATGCTCGGCTATGGTCTGGGGATCGGGCTGATGGTGCCGCTGGCCGGAGCCCTGATCGGGGCGGGGGTCGTGGCGAAGCTGTCCGGGCTGGCCTTCGGGCCCAATTTCGGAACATGGCTGGTCGGCCATTCGCTCGGGATGCTGGTGGTGCTGCCGCCTTTTGCAATGCTGGCGTGCAAGCTTCGCAAGGAGCAGCCGCTGCTCGACGAGGGACGCGGACTGCGGGCAGCCTTGCTGATCACCGCGATGGTTGCACTGTCCACGGCGGTCTTTGCCCAGCCTGCCCGGCCCTTGTTGCTGTTTCCGCTCCTGCTGGTGCTGTTCTCGGCAACATGGGCCAATGCGCTGGTCGCGCTGGCGCTGCCGATGATTCTGGCGACGGTCGGCGGGTTCATGACCCTCCACGGCTATGGACCGATCGCCCTGATGACACCGGTTCACGGCGAGCTGGGCATCGTGGGCGGCCATATGCAGTTCCTGCAACTCTATCTGGCGGTTGTCGCGCTGTCGGTCCTGCCGCTCGTGGCCGAGCGGGAGCGGCGGCAGCAGCGCCTGCACGAACTGGCGCGCAGCGAGGCGCACTACCGGCTGCTCTCCGACCATGCCAGCGACGTGATCATGCATCTGGGGTGCGAGGGCGACGTGCGCTATGCCTCGCCCGCCATTGCCCGGCTTACCGGCCATGCGCCGGGCGAACTGGCCGGCACCCCGTTGTCGCGCATTGTCATGCCCGCCTATCACGAGGCCGTGGCCGGGGCCTGGCAGGCGGCCATCGCAAGGCCGGGGCACCCGGTCGCGGTCGAATATCTGGGGCGCTGCAAGTCAGGCGATCCGCACTGGCTGGAAACCCATTTCCGGGGCATCGCCGACGAAGAGGGCCATGTCGAGGGGCTGGTCAGCGTCACCCGCGATATTGCCTCGCGCAAGCGGATCGAGGAAGATCTGGCCCATGCGGCGATGACCGATCCCTTGACCGGCATTCCCAACCGTCGCGCCTTCTTCGACATGGCCGGGCGCCTCGAAGCGGCTGAAAACGACGGGGCGCCCATGACCCTCGCGCTGATCGACATCGACTTCTTCAAGCAGGTCAATGACCGTTACGGCCACGGCGTGGGCGACGAGGTTCTGGAGGTCTTCGGGCGGACTGCGCAGGCTGTCGTGCGGGCCAGCGATATCCTCGCGCGGATCGGGGGCGAGGAATTCGCGCTGCTGATGCCCGATACCGATATCGAAGGCGCGCAGGTGGTGTGTCGCCGTCTGGCGGTCGCCGTTGCCGGAATGGGCGTCGAGACGCCGCAGGGCATCGTGCGGATCACGGTGAGCATGGGGCTGGCCGCTGTTGCGGGGTGTACCGATCTGGCGCTGGCTGCGGCCGATACGGCGCTCTATCGCGCCAAGAGCGAGGGGCGCGCGCGCCTGCGCGTGGCGGCGTAA